The proteins below come from a single Drosophila busckii strain San Diego stock center, stock number 13000-0081.31 chromosome X, ASM1175060v1, whole genome shotgun sequence genomic window:
- the LOC108605309 gene encoding uncharacterized protein LOC108605309 — translation MAQQQQQQQEQQPAQQLNEFTALRLYNSVVGSNNALLTAVPVDPLATTTENTSSSNNSNSSDNSNNTNCSSTHVETADESELPASFRLPLALPGHASQESIHSANEFGNFCRICRWNRSDMELITCPCKCKGSVGHIHLKCLKRWIMHRRENRCEICNAPFNITSDRASLKQMVRAFCCGRCCGMIVKHVLFSASLMPLAHVILQQVLHCMDNLNQGSTEQLTVQEVFVASCALLTSSALFFHFFEFVTTRFLLIRNILRHWWMFGSTNDFGLVEVEDDTFDLF, via the exons AtggcacaacagcaacagcagcagcaggagcaacaaccagcgcagcagctaaaCGAGTTTACAGCGCTGCGTCTGTATAACAGCGTTGTAGGCAGCAATAATGCGCTGTTAACAGCTGTGCCAGTGGATCCACTAGCAACGACAACGGaaaacaccagcagcagcaacaatagcaacagcagtgacaacagcaacaacaccaactgcagcagcacgCATGTGGAAACAGCTGATGAGAGCGAGCTGCCCGCCAGTTTTCGactgccattggcattgccagGTCATGCGTCGCAGGAGAGCATCCATTCGGCAAATGAGTTTGGAAATTTCTGTCGCATTTGCCGCTGGAATCGCAGCGATATGGAGCTTATCACTTGTCCCTGCAAGTGCAAGGGTAGCGTG GGGCACATTCATCTAAAGTGCTTGAAACGTTGGATAATGCATCGACGCGAGAATCGCTGTGAGATATGCAATGCTCCATTCAATATCACCTCGGATCGGGCGAGCTTGAAGCAGATGGTGCGTGCGTTTTGCTGCGGGCGCTGTTGTGGCATGATTGTGAAGCATGTGCTGTTTAGCGCCTCATTAATGCCGTTAGCCCATGTCATATTGCAGCAG GTATTGCATTGCATGGATAATTTGAATCAGGGCTCCACCGAGCAGCTAACCGTCCAGGAGGTATTTGTTGCCTCGTGTGCATTGCTGACGTCCAGTGCGCTATTCTTTCACTTTTTCGAATTTGTGACAACGCGTTTCTTGCTGATACGCAACATTTTACGGCATTGGTGGATGTTTGGCAGCACCAATGACTTTGGCCTGGTGGAGGTTGAAGACGACACATTTGACTTGTTTTAA
- the LOC108605307 gene encoding protein KTI12 homolog, with translation MPIVVITGLPASGKTTRAEQLRDYIQSKGIKVHLISENETVPKALYEKNACFEDSQKEKVVRGDLKSEASRHLNQEDLVILDAGNYIKGFRYELFCQTKSARTTQCTLFCCISQEKAWEFNIKRSGSDLLGEQTKPNNSHVPYSREVFDSLCMRYEEPQSNNRWDSPLVVALPEDNLNMEDIYMALYETKSLVPNLSTQNPPLGATNYLFEFDNVMQDIISEILGAVKIGAFGQLRIKGSSTTVKVTTSMTPMLLNRLRQKFIRSTCRPSQTTQTPLPQVPQLFVQFINANMTGC, from the exons aTGCCAATTGTCGTAATTACTGGACTGCCGGCAAGTGGCAAAACAACACGTGCAGAACAGCTGCGTGATTATATCCAAAGCAAAGGCATAAAGGTGCATCTCATAAGCGAGAATGAAACAGTGCCCAAAGCGTTATACGAGAAGAATGCCTGCTTTGAGGATTCGCAAAAGGAGAAAGTTGTGCGTGGTGATCTGAAATCGGAGGCATCGCGTCATCTTAACCAGGAAGATCTGGTCATACTCGATGCCGGCAACTACATTAAAG GATTTCGCTATGAGCTGTTCTGCCAGACAAAATCAGCACGCACCACACAATGCACACTCTTCTGTTGCATATCACAGGAGAAGGCCTGGGAATTTAACATAAAACGCAGCGGCAGTGATCTGTTGGGGGAGCAAACCAAGCCCAACAACTCACATGTGCCTTATAGCCGTGAGGTATTTGATTCACTCTGCATGCGCTACGAAGAACCGCAAAGCAATAATCGCTGGGACAGTCCTTTGGTCGTGGCGCTACCCGAGGACAACTTGAATATGGAAGACATCTACATGGCGCTGTATGAAACCAAATCCTTGGTACCAAATCTGAGCACACAAAAT CCACCATTGGGTGCCACAAACTATCTGTTTGAGTTCGATAATGTGATGCAGGATATTATCAGCGAAATACTGGGCGCTGTGAAAATTGGTGCCTTTGGACAGTTGCGCATTAAGGGCAGCAGTACAACCGTTAAGGTCACCACCTCCATGACGCCCATGCTACTCAATAGACTAAGACAGAAATTTATAAGAAGCACGTGTAGACCAAGTCAGACTACACAAACACCACTGCCTCAAGTGCCTCAGCTTTTTGTACAGTTCATTAATGCAAATATGACGGGTTGTTAG
- the LOC108605306 gene encoding protein SMG9, which produces MSENQNRRRYRNNNNKKRDEARRVASPSAPVTIAKREDTPRAVSSATVQPKILLKKEQESTEPPTAIKTIIINRSDATTLPKEKDKEKDKEQDKDKDVPLHMTRATSLLLSNGVFNANAKKMFHKSNTDFRVIGVLGAQSVGKSTLLNLLAAAEQGEDYDYYEHLISEADACIFRTRQRTKDKGKSVLRPRTDTLQFFITRERYVLLDTPPLEQLNQHSLNTIFQLLSVCHVVIIALDGLNMEQLRLLHAALRLRPSQGLAGKNLPQLLFVRTRALSEHYQPAWRERLEQQLSLLFGEFVTGEINCLLLPQLRSNAECVHHCGLPQLVRELWDFILGLPRLSSSDLSELQWFELLAETMRKCQFSSQHFDSVFTEIKQQQLEPRQKRANWRAET; this is translated from the exons ATGTCGGAGAATCAAAACCGCAGACGCTaccgcaataacaacaacaagaaacgC GATGAAGCACGACGCGTGGCTTCGCCGTCTGCGCCAGTGACGATAGCAAAGCGCGAAGACACGCCACGTGCAGTGAGCAGTGCCACAGTGCAGCCAAAGATCCTTTTAAAAAAAGAGCAGGAAAGCACTGAGCCGCCCACAGCCATTAaaactataattataaatcGCAGTGATGCCACAACATTGCCCAAAGAGAAGGATAAAGAGAAGGACAAGGAGCAGGATAAGGATAAGGATGTGCCGCTGCACATGACACGTGCcacatcgctgctgctgtccaatgGTGTCTTCAATGCGAATGCAAAGAAAATGTTCCATAAATCAAATACGGATTTTAGAGTTATAGGCGTGCTTGGAGCACAAAGTGTGGGCAAGTCTACGTTATTAAATCTCTTGGCAGCAGCGGAGCAAGGCGAAGACTATGACTACTATGAGCATCTCATCAGCGAGGCGGACGCATGCATATTCCGTACGCGACAAAGGACAAAGGATAAGGGCAAAAGCGTGCTACGTCCACGCACGGATACGCTGCAGTTCTTCATCACACGTGAACGTTATGTGCTCCTCGACACGCCACCGTTGGAGCAGCTGAATCAGCATAGTCTAAACACCATTTTTCAGCTGTTAAGCGTTTGTCATGTGGTGATCATAGCTTTGGATGGTCTAAATATGGAGCAACTGCGTTTATTGCACGCCGCACTTCGGCTGCGACCAAGCCAAGGCCTTGCGGGCAAGAATTTACCCCAGCTATTGTTTGTGCGCACGCGAGCACTGAGTGAGCACTATCAACCCGCCTGGCGTGAACgtctggagcagcagctctccTTGCTCTTCGGAGAATTTGTGACAGGCGAGATtaattgcttgttgctgccgcaaCTGCGCAGCAATGCGGAGTGCGTACATCACTGCGGCTTGCCACAGCTCGTACGTGAGCTGTGGGATTTTATATTGGGTCTGCCACGTTTATCCAGCAGCGATTTGAGTGAGCTGCAGTGGTTCGAGTTGCTGGCGGAGACTATGCGTAAATGTCAATTTAGCAGTCAGCACTTTGATAGCGTATTTACTGagattaagcagcagcagctggaaccGCGTCAAAAGCGCGCTAATTGGCGTGCTGAAACTTAA